Genomic window (Ferrovibrio sp. MS7):
CGGTGCCGCGAAACCGGCGCATCTGTTCGAACCGCAGCGCGGCAGCCTGGAGCCGATTGCCTCCAGCGCCGCTGCGCAACAGCAGCCGTTGCCGTTCGAGGAAGCACGCAAGGCCTGGAATGACGCCCTGGCTTCCGGTGCAGCGCGGGTGCAGGCGGATGTCGGCCCGTGGCGCTTTCACTTCCTGCGCGCCGGTGGCCGCGCCATCGGCCTGCTGGCGCGACGGCGCGACGATCTCGGTGCCATCGGCGAAACCGATTACGGCGCCGCGCTGCTGGATCAGGCGGCCACCGCGCTGGAACGTGCGCAACTTGCCCTGGCGATGGAAAATGCCCGCGTCGCCAAGCATGCCGAGCGGCTGCGCGAAGCCGTGATCGGCGCCATCAGCCATGATCTGCAAACACCGCTGGCGGCCATTATCGGCGCTGCCTCGACGCTGGAAAGCTTCGGCAGCCTAGTGGACGAGCCGCAGCGCGTCGAACTGCTCGGCACCATCCGCGAGGAAAGCGAACGCTTGGGGCGAAACTTCTCCAAACTGTTCGACATGAGCCAGATCGGTGCCGGCGAACTGGTGCCGAAGCTGGAGCGGCTGGAACTGGCCGATATCGTCGACGCCGTGCTGCGCCACACCGCCCGCGTGCTGCGCGCGCATCACGTCGAGGTATCGCTGCCCGTAGACCTGCCGATGCTGCATCTCGATGCCCTGATGCTGGAACACGCGCTGGAAAACCTGCTGGAGAATGCGTCGAAATACGCCCCCGCCGGTACCAGCGTAAGCCTCACCGCACGCCAGCAGACCGAAATGGGCCGCGAGCGCGTGGTGATCGAAATCGCCGATCAAGGCATCGGCATTGGTGCCGACGAGATCGAGCGCATCTTCGAACCTTTCTATCGCGCCGGCCGTAGCGGCGATGGCCTGGAGCCGCGCCCTGCCGGAAAGGGCCTTGGCTTGATGATCAGCCGCGCCTTCGTCGAAGCCAATGGCGGCACGCTCACGGCCAGCAGCCCGGGTCCGGGCCAAGGCTCCATTTTCCGTATTTCCCTACCAGTACCGCCGGCTGAACCGGCGTTGGAGGCATGATGACCCAGAAGAATACGATCCAGAAAATCCTGGTGATCGACGACGAAGCGCCGATCCGCCGTTTCCTGCGCACCGGCCTGTCGGTGCACGGTTACGATGTCGCCGAAGCCGAATCCGGCCAGGAAGGCTTGCGACTCGCCGCCGCCTCGCCACCCGACCTGGTGGTACTGGATTTGCAACTTGGCGACATGGACGGCCTGGATGTGCTGAACCGCCTGCGCGAATGGAGCGCGGTGCCGGTCTTCATCCTCTCGGTACGCAACCGCGAGGTGGAGAAAGTACGGGCCTTCGAACTCGGCGCCGACGATTACGTGGTGAAGCCATTCGGCATGGCGGAATTCGTCGCTCGCGTGAAGGCACTGATGCGCCGGCGCAAGGCCGATGCGGTGACCGGCGAGCCGGTATTCAATGTCGGCGAACTGGCCATCGACATGGCACACCGCGTGGTATCGATGCGCGGCGAGCCGGTGCGGCTCTCGCCCAAGGAATACAAGCTGCTGAGCCAGCTTGCGCTACATGCCGGCAAGGTGCTGACCCATGACCAGCTCTTGCGCCATGTCTGGGGCGCTGCCCATGCCGAAGATGTGCATTACCTGCGCATCTTCATGCGCAAGCTGCGCCAGAAGATCGAACCCGATCCGACCCGCCCGCGCTACATCGCCACCGAACTCGGCGTTGGCTACCGGCTGCTGACTGCCGATCAGGCTCAGCTTGCGCGCTGACGCGCGCGGGCTCAGCTTGCGCACTGAAACCTAATCCAGATTCGGGCGGCCGCGGTTGGCTTTCACGTTGCCGCGCTTCGCCTTTGAATCCATGCGCCGCTGCTGCGAGCCCTTGGTCGGCTTGGTGGCGCGGCGTGGCTTCGGCTTGTGCGTCGCCTGACGGATCAGGTCAACGAGGCGGGCAATCGCGTCCTCGCGGTTACGCTCCTGACTGCGGTGTGCCTGCGCGGTGAGGACGATGACGCCGTCATTGGTCAGCCGCTGACCCGCCAGGGTGAGCAGCTTGGCACGCACCTCCTCGGGCAATGAAGGCGAGCCCTTGGCATCGAAGCGCAACTGCACGGCCGACGATACCTTATTGACATTCTGCCCGCCCGGCCCGGAAGCACGGATGAAGCTCAACTGGATTTCGTCGTCGCGGAGCGCAATCCGCTGCGTCACCTGGATCATGGCCTTCACCCGAAGGCCAGGGCAGCGCGGCCCCAGAAGCGCGCCCGGCTGCCCATGGCTTCCTCGATACGCAGCACCTCGTTCCACTTCGCCATGCGTTCGGAGCGCGCGAAGGAGCCGACTTTAAGCTGGCCGGCATTCCAGCCAGTGCTGAGATGGGCGATGGAAACGTCCTCTGTCTCGCCCGAGCGCGCCGAGACGATACGGCCCCAGCCGGCGGCTTTCGCCACGCGCATGGTGGCGGCGGTTTCGCTCACTGTACCGGCCTGGTTCGGCTTCAGCAGTACAGCGGTGCAGTCACCGCCGGCAATCGCGGCTGCCGTGCGCGCGGCATTGCTCACCAGGTAATCATCGCCGATCACCTGGCAGCGGCCGCGTACTGCCCTGGTGAAGGCCCGCATGCCTTCCGCGTCGGTTTCCGCCACCGGGTCTTCAATCGAAACGATGGGGTAGCGTCCGAGCCAGCCGAGCAGCATGTCGATCATTTCCGGCGTCGCCAGCCGGCGGTGCTCGAGTCCAAGCACGTAATCCCGGCCATCATGAAATTCGGAGGCCGCGATATCCAGCGAAATCGCCGCGCCCTCGCCGGGCCGGTAGCCGGCCGCCTCAATGGCGCGGGTCAGCATGTCGAGCGCCTGCTCGTTCGACTCGAAGCTGGGCCAGAAGCCGCCCTCGTCCGCGACGCCGGCGAGCTTGCCGGCATCCGCCATCAGCTTGCCGGCGGCGCGGTAGATTTCAGCCGTGATCACCATGGCTTCGTCGAAACTCTGCGCGCCGAGCGGCATGACCATGAAATCCTGGATATCGACACGCCGTGCCGCATGGGCGCCGCCGCCGAAAATCTGGATCTCAGGCAGCGGCAAAGCCACATCGGCATCGCCGGCGAGATAGCGCCAAAGCGGCAGCTTCTCGGCCACGGCTGCTGCCTGCAGCACCGCCAGCGATACGGCGATCACCGCATTGCCGCCAAGCCGTGCCTTGTTCGGCGTGCCATCTGCGGCACAGAGCGCCGCATCCACAGTCGCCTGGTCACCCGCATCGAGGCCGCGCACGGCATCGGCGAGAACGCCGTTCACATGCGCCACCGCCTGGCCGACATCGAAGCCGCCGAACACCACACCGCCATCGCGCAGATCGATGGCCTCATGCCGCCCGCGCGAGGCGCCGGCCGGCGCAATGCCGCGCCCGCTGCTGCCATCGGCGAGCGTCACGTCCGCCTCCACGGTTGGCCGACCGCGCGAATCCCACACCCGCCGGCCCTGCACCGTAACGATCTGTCTCGCGCTCATGCGCCGAATTCCCCGTTCCAGGCCGCCGCCACGGCTGCCAGCCGCACCGGCGGGTCGAGAAGCAGCGGCCGCGCCACCCGGCGCACCAGCTCCCTGTCCTCGTCACGGGTGACATATTCCACCGGCGACTTGCCGTCCACCCGTGCCAGCAGCAGCCCGGGCAGCAAGGCGGCGGCGCGCGCCTCCAGCACCGCCGGCGGCTCCCAGGTCACACCGGCGAGATAACGCCGGTGGAGTGCCGCGAAACAGGCCTGAAAAGCGCCATGGGCAGCACGGTTCCAGAGGCTTTTCAGCAGCAGATGATTGAGGCAGAAGGCCAGATCGAAAGCTGGATCGCCATACCAGGCACATTCGGCATCCAGAAAAACCGGCCCCACCGGGCCGGCCAGGATATTCTTCGGGCTGACATCGCCATGCACCAGGGCGCGTTTATTGCCCTGGGTGGTGGCGATCAGCGCCTGGAAGCAGGCCGCGAGATCGCCATGCGCCCGCCCGGTGGCACCGAGATAGGGATCGAGGCGGATATCGAAAAAGATCCGGTCGGTGGGGAAATCAGCAGCTATTGCCGCGCTGTTGGCAGTGGCGGCATGGATCGCCACAAGTTTGCCGGCCACCGCGGCGGCGAAATCCGCATCGGCCAGGCCATCGCGCAGCTGCGCCTTCCAGAGCGGATGCTGCTCCGCCGGCAGGTAGGCCATGGCAAGGCAGCCGGTAGCCTCATCCTGCCCCAGCAAAGCCGGCACTGCGGCCGGCGCCGCACTGGCCGCCACCTGCATCCAGCGTGCCTCGTAGCGGTTGCGCTCCACCGGCGCCTGCCAATCGGCGGCAACGCGCAGCTTCGGCAAGGCGCGCTTTACGCAAACCGGGCCGCTCTCGAGTTCGATCCGCCAGATATCGGAAGACACGCCGCCGGTGAGCGGCTCGCCACTCAGCGGCCGGCCCAACCCCATATTGCTAAGGCCGACGACAATCTCAGCCGGAATCACCCCTGCAGCCTCGCCCACATATCCTGGTCGCGTTCGGCAGTCCAGATGCGCGGATGCGCCAAGCCACTGGCCTCGTCATAGGCCCGGGCGACATTAAACGGCATGCAATGATCGAAGATGGCGAAATTGCCGAAACGCGGCGCCATGGCGGCATTGGCGCGGTCGAAGGCATCCTTGAGCGGCAAGCCCTTGGCGGCGCTTTCTGCTACCGAGCCATAAAGCGTGGTGAGGAAATCGCGGGTCAGTTTCAGGCCGTCGCCAACCTGATCGCGATGCACCAGCGCATCGCCGCGCCCCGGCACCAAGGCCGCCGGATTGAATTCGGCAATTGCATCAAGGGTTTTCGGCCAGTCGGCGAAATGCGCGTCGCCGCAATAGCAGGCGGAATGGTACTCGACCAGATCGCCGGAAAACATCACGCCGGCATCGGGTACCCAGGCAACGATATCGCCTGCTGTATGGCCGCGCCCGAGATGCATCAGGTCAACACGGCGGCGACCGAGATAGATGCTCATCTTGCGCGGAAAGGTCATGGTCGGCCAGGTCAGGCCGGGAATGCTCTCGGCGGATCGGAACAGGCGTGGGAAGCGGCCATATTCGGAATCCCAATCCTCCTGGCCGCGCTCGACAATCAGGCCGCGCGTGGCATCCGAAGCGATCACCTGCTCGGCGCCATAGGCAGACGCACCCAGCACGCGCACAGCATGGTAATGCGACAGCACCACATACTTGATCGGCTTATCGGTAACGCCACGGATATACTCGATCACGCTGGCGGCCATTGTCGGCGTTGCCTGGGCATCGATCACCATCACGCTATCATCGCCGACGATGACGCCGGTATTGGGGTCGCCCTGGGCGGTGAAGGCGTAGAGTCCTTCGCCAAGCTGGGTGAAGGAAACGACCTTTTCCTCCAGGTCGTTGGTCGACGCGAATCCCTTGGCCATGCTGTTCCTCCCGGCGGATTTTTATTCTCTACCGGGCAGGATAACCGCAGGCAGCGGCGCGAGGAAGGCGGATCAGCGGGCGGCGCCGGTGAGCTTCAGCTTGTCGGCCAGGGCGCCAAGCGCCTTGGCGGCGGCCGGCGTGAGGTCGGCCCCCAGGCTCGGTGCCGCAGCCCGGGCCACCGCCGCCGGTCGACGGTGCAGGGCCTGATCCATGGCCTGAATCAGCAGCGGCAGGTCAATCGGCTTGGTGATGTAGCCATCCATGCCGGCGGCAAGGCAGCGTTCGCGGTCGCCCGCCAGCGCATTGGCGGTGATGGCGATGATCGGCACCGAGGCATAGGGTTCCGCCATGGCACGTATGGTGCGGCTGGCCGCCATGCCGTCCATTTCAGGCATCTGCATGTCCATCAGCACGATATCGAAACGATCCTGGCGCAGCCGTGCGCAGGCTTCCAGGCCATTGTCGGCAATCGCGACCTGATGACCAAGTTCATGCAGCATGGTTGAGAGGATCAGTTGGTTGGTCGGGTTGTCCTCCGCCACCAGGATGCGCAGGGCAGCGCCGCGCCGCGCCATCTCCACCAGCGGCTGTGTCGAAGGCTGCGCCGGCGCAGCGGCACCGGCATGGATCGGCAGGCTGAAGCGGAACACACTGCCCTGGCCCAATTCGCTCTCCACCGTGATCTCGCCTTGCATCAGCGCGGCAAGCTGGCCACAGATGGCAAGGCCCAAGCCAGTACCGCCATAGCGCCGGGTGATCGAACGGTCGCCTTGGGTGAAATGCCGGAACAGCAGCGGGCGGACTTCCGGCGCGATGCCGATGCCAGAATCGGCGACGCTGAATTGCAGCTTGCCGCTGGCGGGGTCCAGCCCGGCTTCCAGCCGCACCCAGCCGCGCTCCGTGAACTTGATGGCATTGCCCAGCAGGTTCAGCAGCACCTGGCGCAGCCGGCCAGGGTCACCCCGCAATATCGCCGGCAATTCCGGCGCCACCTTCCAGTCGAGTTGCAGGCCCTTCTCGGCGACGCGGCTCCGCAGCGATGCCGCCAGGCCTTCGACAAGGCGACGGAGATCGAAATCGACTTCCTCCAACTCGACGCGGCCGGCCTCGAGCTTGGAAAAATCCAGGATATCGTTCAGCAGATGCAGCAAATGCTCGGCCGAACCACGCGCGGTATCCAGCAGATCGCGGTCGCGCGGCGCCAGGGTAACGCGGTCGAGCAGGCCGATGGCACCCAGCACGCCATTCAGCGGCGTGCGGATTTCATGGCTCATCACGGCCAGGAATTCAGACTTGGCAGTGGCCTCGGCCTCGGCCCGGCTGCGTTCGGCCAGCAGCCGATGCGCCTCGGTCATGTCGGTCCAGACCGCTGTGAGCCCGCCATCGCGGGTCGGCGTCATCTCCAACTGCACCACCCGGCCGCCGCGCATGTTGATCAGCAGCGGCTGATACGGGCCGGGATCGGCCGGCCAGGAACGCGCGGCAAGCTGGCGCAGGATGTCGCGGTCCTCGCTCGCCTCGGTCTCAGCCGAGAGATGCCGCAGATGATCGGCAAAGCCGGAATCGGGACGGAACCGGCTGATCAGGGCGGGAAAGAAACTGCTGGCGCGGTTATTGGCAAAACGGAAGCGGCCCTCCTGGTCGTAGCAGAGCAAGGCCTGCTGCAGGGTGGACAACGCCTCGATCACCGAACTTTCGGAATGCAGCACCTCGGCGGTGACATCGGCCCAGGTCTTCACCATGCCGCCATCGTCGAAGCGGTTGACCTGGGAGCGCAACCAGCGGCCATCGAGTTTCTGGAAATCCAGCGGCCCGCTCTGGGTGCGGTGGCGCATCACGGAAGTAGCGATCATGTCCTCCAACTGCTGCGGGCTGGTGGCATGGCTGTGATTGGTGGTGAAATAGTGGCGCAGATTGTCCATGTAGGGCCAGCCGGCATGGACAATGCCGATATGCTCGGGGAAAAACCGCAGATACGCTTGATTCCAAAGCTGCAACCGCTCGGCAGCGTCGATGTAGCAGGCAGCGATGCCGTGGGTATCGAGCTGGGCAAGGACGAGGCCGATGGCCTGCGTGTCGGGCGCGGATTGCGACATACCTCAGCGTAGGCGGGAGGGGTATAGGAAAGCCAATTACTTATCGCTAAGACCCGAAATGCATGAAAATGCAACTTCCGTGGCGGGGCTTGTTCTACCTGTCACTGTCATCATCTGTTACATGAAAAGCCCCGCTACAGCCGTAGGATTGGCAGCCGGACGGCGTGATAAACTATGATGCTCAACCACCTCCCCAGTAAGCTTATGTAGAATGCCCATGTCTCGCACCGTCAAATACCTCGCTACCATAGTCCTGCTGGCCGGCGTTGCCGGTGGCGGCTGGTGGTATTGGCAGGCCCGCGCCAATACGGCAGCCCCGCCCCGCACCCAGACCGTGGCGCTCGGCCTGGTGGAAGACACCGTTTCAGCGGTGGGCACCCTGCAGCCGCTGAATTATGTCGATGTCGGCACCCAGGTTTCCGGCCAGCTCCGCCAGATCCTGGTCGATTTCGGCGCCCGGGTGGAAAAAGGCCAGTTGCTCGCCCAGATCGACCCCACCGTCTATGAGGCGCGGGTCAGTGCCGACCAGGCACAACTGCTCAA
Coding sequences:
- a CDS encoding response regulator transcription factor, whose product is MTQKNTIQKILVIDDEAPIRRFLRTGLSVHGYDVAEAESGQEGLRLAAASPPDLVVLDLQLGDMDGLDVLNRLREWSAVPVFILSVRNREVEKVRAFELGADDYVVKPFGMAEFVARVKALMRRRKADAVTGEPVFNVGELAIDMAHRVVSMRGEPVRLSPKEYKLLSQLALHAGKVLTHDQLLRHVWGAAHAEDVHYLRIFMRKLRQKIEPDPTRPRYIATELGVGYRLLTADQAQLAR
- a CDS encoding phosphotransferase → MIPAEIVVGLSNMGLGRPLSGEPLTGGVSSDIWRIELESGPVCVKRALPKLRVAADWQAPVERNRYEARWMQVAASAAPAAVPALLGQDEATGCLAMAYLPAEQHPLWKAQLRDGLADADFAAAVAGKLVAIHAATANSAAIAADFPTDRIFFDIRLDPYLGATGRAHGDLAACFQALIATTQGNKRALVHGDVSPKNILAGPVGPVFLDAECAWYGDPAFDLAFCLNHLLLKSLWNRAAHGAFQACFAALHRRYLAGVTWEPPAVLEARAAALLPGLLLARVDGKSPVEYVTRDEDRELVRRVARPLLLDPPVRLAAVAAAWNGEFGA
- a CDS encoding sensor histidine kinase, with amino-acid sequence MRPRWMGHRVAPVLGSAALTAVCGLIAHVLELLLPIDHLSVVFLPAVLASAIAWGLGPSLFAAVLAVAVSSFFFYKPFYNLHIGEPQELVDLVVFTAVAVVASHLAAFARRHALEARRREADLADLQRFSRRLADTADPAGVGRVIVEHLGGAAKPAHLFEPQRGSLEPIASSAAAQQQPLPFEEARKAWNDALASGAARVQADVGPWRFHFLRAGGRAIGLLARRRDDLGAIGETDYGAALLDQAATALERAQLALAMENARVAKHAERLREAVIGAISHDLQTPLAAIIGAASTLESFGSLVDEPQRVELLGTIREESERLGRNFSKLFDMSQIGAGELVPKLERLELADIVDAVLRHTARVLRAHHVEVSLPVDLPMLHLDALMLEHALENLLENASKYAPAGTSVSLTARQQTEMGRERVVIEIADQGIGIGADEIERIFEPFYRAGRSGDGLEPRPAGKGLGLMISRAFVEANGGTLTASSPGPGQGSIFRISLPVPPAEPALEA
- a CDS encoding MBL fold metallo-hydrolase is translated as MAKGFASTNDLEEKVVSFTQLGEGLYAFTAQGDPNTGVIVGDDSVMVIDAQATPTMAASVIEYIRGVTDKPIKYVVLSHYHAVRVLGASAYGAEQVIASDATRGLIVERGQEDWDSEYGRFPRLFRSAESIPGLTWPTMTFPRKMSIYLGRRRVDLMHLGRGHTAGDIVAWVPDAGVMFSGDLVEYHSACYCGDAHFADWPKTLDAIAEFNPAALVPGRGDALVHRDQVGDGLKLTRDFLTTLYGSVAESAAKGLPLKDAFDRANAAMAPRFGNFAIFDHCMPFNVARAYDEASGLAHPRIWTAERDQDMWARLQG
- the arfB gene encoding alternative ribosome rescue aminoacyl-tRNA hydrolase ArfB, translated to MIQVTQRIALRDDEIQLSFIRASGPGGQNVNKVSSAVQLRFDAKGSPSLPEEVRAKLLTLAGQRLTNDGVIVLTAQAHRSQERNREDAIARLVDLIRQATHKPKPRRATKPTKGSQQRRMDSKAKRGNVKANRGRPNLD
- a CDS encoding hybrid sensor histidine kinase/response regulator, translating into MSQSAPDTQAIGLVLAQLDTHGIAACYIDAAERLQLWNQAYLRFFPEHIGIVHAGWPYMDNLRHYFTTNHSHATSPQQLEDMIATSVMRHRTQSGPLDFQKLDGRWLRSQVNRFDDGGMVKTWADVTAEVLHSESSVIEALSTLQQALLCYDQEGRFRFANNRASSFFPALISRFRPDSGFADHLRHLSAETEASEDRDILRQLAARSWPADPGPYQPLLINMRGGRVVQLEMTPTRDGGLTAVWTDMTEAHRLLAERSRAEAEATAKSEFLAVMSHEIRTPLNGVLGAIGLLDRVTLAPRDRDLLDTARGSAEHLLHLLNDILDFSKLEAGRVELEEVDFDLRRLVEGLAASLRSRVAEKGLQLDWKVAPELPAILRGDPGRLRQVLLNLLGNAIKFTERGWVRLEAGLDPASGKLQFSVADSGIGIAPEVRPLLFRHFTQGDRSITRRYGGTGLGLAICGQLAALMQGEITVESELGQGSVFRFSLPIHAGAAAPAQPSTQPLVEMARRGAALRILVAEDNPTNQLILSTMLHELGHQVAIADNGLEACARLRQDRFDIVLMDMQMPEMDGMAASRTIRAMAEPYASVPIIAITANALAGDRERCLAAGMDGYITKPIDLPLLIQAMDQALHRRPAAVARAAAPSLGADLTPAAAKALGALADKLKLTGAAR
- the eno gene encoding phosphopyruvate hydratase codes for the protein MSARQIVTVQGRRVWDSRGRPTVEADVTLADGSSGRGIAPAGASRGRHEAIDLRDGGVVFGGFDVGQAVAHVNGVLADAVRGLDAGDQATVDAALCAADGTPNKARLGGNAVIAVSLAVLQAAAVAEKLPLWRYLAGDADVALPLPEIQIFGGGAHAARRVDIQDFMVMPLGAQSFDEAMVITAEIYRAAGKLMADAGKLAGVADEGGFWPSFESNEQALDMLTRAIEAAGYRPGEGAAISLDIAASEFHDGRDYVLGLEHRRLATPEMIDMLLGWLGRYPIVSIEDPVAETDAEGMRAFTRAVRGRCQVIGDDYLVSNAARTAAAIAGGDCTAVLLKPNQAGTVSETAATMRVAKAAGWGRIVSARSGETEDVSIAHLSTGWNAGQLKVGSFARSERMAKWNEVLRIEEAMGSRARFWGRAALAFG